ctttttgctctcgttttgaatttcaatttaacactcttatctttttattatatatttctaTGTTCTAAAATGTGTGGCGACTGAATCATTATTATAATCCGACCCCAAATGGTTTGTGAAATGCAAACTCTAATCAgaattatttggatttttttagtgctcAACAAGATGcaatataaataataagaaactAATTATAGAAAAGGAGTTTGAGATGTGCGAACTTGGGAATAGACACCAAGTAATTGATAGACATACATGAAATGTTAAGAAATGGAAAACAAAATACTATTCTGGTCTCTTAATTTTAGGTTTAATTTTGTGTGTGTTTGtaagtttcaaaatgttacgagatttaaatttaatatcaacTTTTCTAAAGTAGGGTTCGATTTCAATTTAGCCCTTAGTTTAAAATGTTACAATTTCAAGCATTTGGATCATTTaagttttatttcaatttgatTCTTATATTTGAAGATCAAATTTTACTTATTCTCTTGCCTATGTATTAGCCACCCAAATTTAAGCTTACAAGTTGGATTGCCACACTTAATAAAAGTCTAGGAATTAATTAATCAGATTAAAAGTTTAGAGGCGTAATTATAACCCTTATTTGtgtaattttttctaaaattaattttaaaatatcatttcatcaataattataattatcattttaaattaattaataaagtatcAAATAGGAAAAGCAGTATTTAGTGAAAAATCTAACTGAATTGTGTAAATCTTGAGACATGTTACCTGATAACTAAATtagaacaaaatttaaatttcaaaaactaaaaattaaaacaaaaatctaATTAAAAGTGTAACTTTTAAAACATAAGAGTTAAATAGAAATTAACTAAAGATTTagagagagaataaaatattttccctaaaaaaagtcaaaacaaaaaaaaatacacagCCCAAAAAGCAATAAGATAAGTACATTGGGATTTTAATCCATCAAGATCGTCGTCCAAGGTGAAGATTCGGAATTAAACTTGATTATTCACACAAATATACAAAGCTTGAGGACACAGATTCTTAATAAGTTTACAGCATTACAGACGAATCCATCTTATGAGCAACACAAATCCAAAACAGCCTCCTTTGTCTACACATAAAaaggtaatatatatataatcctcCCCTAAAGATTATACCCTAACTCAAAATCTTGAAACATCAATTCCGATTGAAGAACAGAACTAGAATCCCAAGAATTAGAGGATGATGCAGCTGATCTCATATCATGCTCATTATTCTGACCCCACCAAATCAAACTATTCTTAGAACACCCACCCACTTCCTTAAACCAATCAAATTCAGCCACTTGTTCATCACTTTGTGCCATGAAACCCTCACCTTTGTTATGATCCTCAAGAAATCCATCCACCACTTGCATAAAGTTCGAAACTTGATGATGCCCAGATGATGATTCAACTTGATGATGATCTGAATTTTCTGGAATCTTGGAAGGAAGGGAAATAGAATTGGTGTTGGTTTGTTGGTGAATAAAGAAATCAGTTGCTGCCTTGGGTGGTTGGGATTGTAATAATTGAGTATTAGTAGTAGTTGATTGGAGATCATTAGGGTTAAGAAAATGAGGGTTTTGGGTATTATTGTTGAGAGATTGGAGGGTTTGCACAATTTTTTCTTGCATGGGATGGAGTTTGGGCCATAGCTGAGGGTGTGAGTAAAAAGAGAATGGGTTTTGAAAGCCTTGAAGTTGCATATGAAGTTGAAGCCTTTCTAAGGCTGAGTTACTCAAAACCTCTTTTGGGTCGTCATTATTACTGCTCGATGAAGATGAATTAATGCCATTATTGCTATGTGATTGTTTGCGTTTAccaagtaatttttttttcagcCTTGTATTCCAGTAGTTTTTTATGTCATTATCTGTTCTTCCAGGCAGCTGAGCAGCAATTACAGACCACCTAAAAAGACCACATAGAATTCCAAGACAATCAACCTCTGACAAAAGGAAACAACCAAAAAGACATccaaaaaaaaaccctaaaactacCTACATCTTGCGCTACATACATCTTTTACAACTTAATTACTCCAAGTCTCCAATCACAcaatataaaaaactaaaaaacgttgtagaaaatagagaaaaaattgtTCTGTGACAAAACTGCAAAAAGATTTGGGCAGTCTAATATTCAACGTGTGAGAGATTGGAACCCACTCTTGAAGGGAATCAAAGGACAAAGGAAAAGGACAAGAGACCAATTCAGATTCTAGTAACATGGCTACTAAAACAAACACTCCTAAGACCAATTTCCAAAGTTTAAGATGGAAGGTATTGGAAAGTTGTGCTTAATTAGACAAGTATGTatgggaaaaaaaataaaaaagaaagaaaacctgCTGCCAATGCTTATATAGAGATTACAAATGATGTTGTCCTCTTCCTCAGAGAATCCACCATGTTTGATATTAGGTCTCAGATAATTCAACCATCTCAATCTGCAACTTTTTCCACATCTCTTCAGCCCTTCATTTATCAAccaaaaaacaaatatatcttttttaGAACCCTTCAGAGATGTAAACTTTTGAGAAAAAGAGAGATTTATAATTATATGCATATACCAATTTTTTGAGGAAGAGCAATCCAATTGCCTCCAGTTCCATGCTCTTCAATATAAGCTTTAAGCCTTGCATCTTCTTCAGGTGACCATGGTCCTTTCTTAACATTAGCTTTATCACAACAGGGAGCTCTACCCATCtcttcaattttatcttcaaataaTTCAATCTCTTGTTAGGGTTgggttttttgttttgaaagaaAGTGGAGGAAGAAGACCATGGCTTTATAGGTTGAAAAAGTGGGGAAAAATCTGTTTGATATATCCATTTGTTTATTTGTGATTTTGGTaggattaaaagaaaaaaaaaaaaaaagaaaaagaaaaaagtcttCACTCTCAACCTCTCCCCTTTACAACCTCTATATGAATTGTGGAGTAATTAGTCTCTCTCTTACTTTTTGGATTAGTTCGGTCATGGCTATGTTTAACAATTGATCAAGCCACACAacacaaattaattttaaaactttctctttgcttaatttaatttgtatttttagTATATGTTAATAACAATATTAATGCACTTTTGATTTTTcaaatcaattaatttaatgATATAGGGAAGGGTGAATGTAATAGAAGC
The sequence above is drawn from the Cucumis melo cultivar AY chromosome 2, USDA_Cmelo_AY_1.0, whole genome shotgun sequence genome and encodes:
- the LOC103494290 gene encoding transcription factor MYB36-like, with product MGRAPCCDKANVKKGPWSPEEDARLKAYIEEHGTGGNWIALPQKIGLKRCGKSCRLRWLNYLRPNIKHGGFSEEEDNIICNLYISIGSRWSVIAAQLPGRTDNDIKNYWNTRLKKKLLGKRKQSHSNNGINSSSSSSNNDDPKEVLSNSALERLQLHMQLQGFQNPFSFYSHPQLWPKLHPMQEKIVQTLQSLNNNTQNPHFLNPNDLQSTTTNTQLLQSQPPKAATDFFIHQQTNTNSISLPSKIPENSDHHQVESSSGHHQVSNFMQVVDGFLEDHNKGEGFMAQSDEQVAEFDWFKEVGGCSKNSLIWWGQNNEHDMRSAASSSNSWDSSSVLQSELMFQDFELGYNL